A portion of the Flavobacterium magnum genome contains these proteins:
- a CDS encoding gliding motility-associated protein GldE, with protein sequence MDPEPPGLAHLDTNLLLGFAGIFALLFCTAIVSGAEVAFFSLSQNDLEEASARNPVRARLIAALLEKPKKLLATLVVANNFINIGVVILFSYIGHSLFDTIASKALKFTVEVVFVTFLILLFGEVLPKVYANRNNVKFALWIARPVFVLDRLLSPVSLPMRSVTLYMQEKLGRQKSNFSVDQLSQALELTSSEETSTEEQKILEGIVSFGNTDTKQVMSPRIDIFALSIDAGFAEVLGKITEKGFSRIPVYRDNIDQIEGVLFVKDIIPHIDTVDFDWTTLLRKPFFVPENKKLDNLLKDFQSMKSHLAIVVDEYGGTSGLVSLEDIIEEIVGDISDEFDDENINFSQIDDRNFLFEGKIYLKDFYRIVDVDEVIFEERKGEAETLAGLILEILGNFPKKGQKIQFGSYLFTIESVDKKRIRQVKVTLG encoded by the coding sequence TTGGACCCCGAACCCCCCGGTTTAGCACATCTCGATACCAACCTCCTATTGGGTTTTGCAGGCATTTTTGCCCTGCTGTTCTGCACAGCCATCGTTTCCGGTGCTGAAGTTGCCTTTTTTTCCCTGTCCCAGAACGACCTCGAAGAGGCGTCCGCGAGAAATCCCGTGCGGGCGCGCCTGATTGCAGCACTTCTGGAAAAGCCAAAAAAATTACTGGCTACCCTGGTCGTCGCCAATAATTTCATCAATATTGGCGTAGTGATCCTGTTTTCATACATCGGGCACAGCCTGTTTGACACGATTGCATCCAAAGCGCTGAAATTTACCGTTGAGGTAGTTTTTGTGACCTTCCTGATCTTATTATTTGGGGAAGTATTGCCCAAAGTATACGCGAACCGCAATAATGTGAAATTCGCATTGTGGATTGCCCGGCCGGTTTTCGTGCTCGACCGGCTGCTTTCGCCCGTGAGCCTTCCCATGCGCTCAGTGACACTGTATATGCAGGAGAAACTGGGGCGGCAGAAATCGAATTTTTCCGTCGACCAATTGTCGCAGGCCCTCGAGCTGACTTCGTCTGAAGAAACGTCGACCGAAGAGCAGAAAATACTTGAAGGGATTGTTTCTTTCGGAAATACCGATACAAAGCAGGTGATGAGTCCCAGAATTGATATTTTTGCACTCAGTATTGATGCGGGTTTTGCCGAGGTACTCGGAAAAATTACAGAAAAAGGATTTTCAAGGATTCCCGTTTACAGGGACAATATTGACCAGATAGAAGGCGTTTTGTTCGTCAAGGACATCATCCCGCACATCGACACGGTGGATTTTGACTGGACAACACTGTTGCGTAAACCATTTTTTGTGCCTGAAAACAAGAAGCTTGACAATTTGCTCAAGGATTTCCAGAGTATGAAAAGCCACCTCGCTATTGTGGTGGACGAGTACGGAGGTACGTCAGGATTGGTATCGCTCGAAGACATCATTGAGGAAATCGTGGGGGACATCAGCGACGAGTTTGACGATGAGAATATCAACTTCTCGCAGATTGACGACAGGAATTTCCTGTTTGAAGGCAAAATTTACCTTAAGGATTTCTACCGTATTGTAGATGTGGATGAGGTCATTTTCGAAGAGCGCAAAGGTGAAGCGGAGACGCTGGCCGGGTTAATCCTTGAGATTTTAGGGAATTTTCCCAAGAAGGGACAGAAAATCCAGTTCGGCAGTTACCTGTTTACAATCGAATCAGTGGACAAGAAACGGATACGGCAGGTTAAGGTGACTTTGGGATAG
- a CDS encoding single-stranded DNA-binding protein, whose amino-acid sequence MNSTLNKVMLIGHLGDEVKMHYFKADSCIGRFPLATNETYINKETGEKVTSTEWHNIVVRNKAAELCEKYLSKGDKIYIEGRIKSRQWQAEDGSTKYTTEIQAVDFTFLSTKKESEVNRHHPGESRSTGYEQQAAPENDLPF is encoded by the coding sequence ATGAACTCGACCCTGAATAAAGTAATGCTCATAGGCCATCTCGGTGACGAGGTGAAAATGCATTACTTCAAGGCAGATTCCTGCATCGGCAGGTTTCCGCTGGCTACGAATGAAACTTACATCAACAAGGAAACCGGCGAGAAGGTAACCTCTACCGAATGGCACAATATCGTAGTGCGAAACAAGGCGGCCGAATTGTGCGAGAAGTACCTTTCCAAGGGCGATAAGATTTACATTGAAGGCAGGATCAAATCGCGCCAATGGCAGGCCGAAGACGGTTCTACCAAGTATACCACTGAAATCCAGGCGGTAGATTTTACCTTCCTGAGCACCAAAAAGGAATCAGAGGTAAACCGTCACCATCCGGGAGAATCCCGCAGCACCGGCTATGAGCAGCAGGCAGCGCCGGAGAACGACCTGCCGTTTTAA
- the mutY gene encoding A/G-specific adenine glycosylase, with protein MNFSKLLIQWYLQHKRDLPWRNTQNPYHIWLSEIMLQQTRVAQGMPYFYAFTEAFPTVFDLAKASEEQVLKLWQGLGYYSRARNLHQTAQSIAFGMDGKFPANYAGLLKLKGVGEYTAGAIASFAYNEPVPVVDGNVFRVLARYFDIDLDIASADAKKEFRKLALELMPQDEPAIFNQAIMEFGALQCVPKNPDCGSCVMNHSCAALQKGKVSRLPVKSKKAQAKNRFFNYLVAEDERQDTLIVKRSGKGIWHGLYEFPVIETDAEAQLDAISEQILAENPFGKPIVSISEMHAGSILHKLTHQHLHIRFLKVTIRGVLENGIDRDTLKTFPFPIVIFNFIDNDFSE; from the coding sequence ATGAATTTTTCTAAGTTATTAATCCAATGGTATTTACAGCACAAGCGCGACCTGCCGTGGAGAAATACGCAAAATCCGTATCACATCTGGCTCTCTGAAATCATGCTGCAACAGACGCGGGTCGCTCAGGGAATGCCCTATTTTTATGCATTTACCGAAGCGTTCCCGACGGTTTTCGATCTCGCGAAGGCCTCAGAGGAACAGGTGCTCAAGCTATGGCAGGGACTCGGGTACTACTCCCGCGCCAGGAATTTGCATCAGACGGCCCAATCCATCGCTTTCGGGATGGATGGGAAATTCCCTGCAAACTATGCCGGATTGCTTAAACTGAAAGGCGTAGGCGAGTACACTGCCGGCGCCATCGCCTCATTCGCTTATAATGAACCCGTTCCGGTTGTCGATGGCAATGTGTTCAGGGTGTTGGCACGGTATTTTGACATTGACCTTGATATCGCTTCCGCAGATGCTAAGAAGGAATTCCGGAAACTCGCCCTCGAACTGATGCCACAGGACGAGCCTGCCATTTTCAATCAGGCCATCATGGAATTCGGCGCGCTGCAATGTGTCCCGAAAAATCCCGATTGCGGCAGCTGTGTCATGAACCACAGTTGTGCAGCGCTTCAAAAAGGCAAAGTCAGCCGGTTGCCGGTAAAGTCTAAGAAAGCACAGGCGAAAAACCGGTTTTTCAACTATCTGGTCGCTGAAGACGAGCGTCAGGATACGCTCATCGTCAAACGGTCGGGCAAGGGCATCTGGCACGGACTGTACGAATTTCCGGTCATAGAAACCGATGCCGAAGCGCAGCTGGATGCCATTTCGGAACAAATCCTCGCTGAAAACCCGTTTGGAAAACCCATTGTATCAATTTCCGAAATGCACGCGGGCAGCATCCTCCACAAACTCACCCACCAGCACCTGCACATCAGGTTCCTGAAAGTGACAATACGGGGTGTGCTTGAAAATGGGATAGACCGAGACACCCTGAAAACCTTTCCGTTCCCCATCGTGATTTTCAACTTTATAGACAATGATTTTTCGGAGTAA
- a CDS encoding HU family DNA-binding protein, translating into MTKADIVAKISEKLGLEKGDVQATVETFMEEVKNSLETGDNVYLRGFGSFIIKTRAEKTGRNISKNTTIKIPAHNIPAFKPAKVFVEGVKTNNEAK; encoded by the coding sequence ATGACGAAAGCAGATATCGTAGCGAAGATTTCAGAAAAGTTGGGTCTTGAAAAAGGAGACGTTCAGGCCACCGTTGAAACATTCATGGAAGAGGTAAAAAATTCACTTGAAACAGGCGATAATGTTTACCTGAGAGGTTTCGGAAGTTTTATCATCAAGACAAGGGCTGAGAAAACAGGACGCAACATTTCCAAAAACACTACAATTAAAATCCCTGCACACAATATTCCGGCATTCAAACCTGCTAAAGTGTTTGTAGAAGGAGTAAAAACAAACAACGAAGCAAAATAA